A segment of the Synechococcus sp. MEDNS5 genome:
CTTCGTCAACACCCTGAAAATGGAGCCCCACTACGGCGGCTGGATGCATGGCCGCACCCATGGCTTCCTCGACATCGAAGGCGTGGCGATCAACCACGACATCAACCACCTGACGGTGCTGGGCTGGGATCAGCAGCAGCCCTTCATGAATGACACCTTCGACTGGCCGCAGTGGCCTGCGTTGGAGGTGAGTGATGACACGGTGATCAACTACTTCCAGTCGATCGTGACGCTGGGAAACCCACTCAGCAGTCAACTGGAGTCTCTGGAGGCACCAGCAGGGACTGGACTGACCGAAACACCATCGCTTCCGAGCACTCCATCTCCCTCCACTGAGACGGAGTCCACAACCAACGATCCAATCAATGGCTCTCAGAGCGTCGATCTCGGCAGAGATGGCGCCTTGACCGAAGCCATGCTGATTGCTGAAAGGCCCATGGGCGAATCGGTGCTAACGCCCTCTGAAGCGCACGATGAAGTGCTCGGTGATGCCAACGCTGCTGAAAACACTTCGATGCCCCATGACCACAGCACGATGGCTGGCCGCTACACGGACATCACCACCTGGGGGAGCTTCCATGGCTCTAACAACAACTCCGAGCACAACGAACTGGTGGGGGGCCGCACGGCGATCACCACCGAAGCGATGGAGGCCTACAACGGCTTGCGCGCCTTTGCCGGCCTTGAGGCGGTTGAGCTCGAGGCGGTTGGTGAGTGGGCCTATGCCCAGGGTTTGACCAACAACGCGCAGGCCTGGGGCGATGACACCAAGGGGGTTGGCCTTTGGTACGCGATGCAGGGAGCCAAGGTGGGGTGGATCGCCGATGAGACCTACAACCCGCAGATCCTGGCGGACATCCAACGCACCGCCCGCCAAGGCGACACCGATGCGGTGATGGCGATGGTTGAAACCTTCGGCCATGAGGGCTTCGCCAGCCATCTGCGCAGCAATGCGCTCGTGGACACCTTCGTCAACACCCTGAAAATGGAGCCCCACTACGGCGGCTGGATGCATGGCCGCACCCATGGCTTCCTCGACATCGAAGGCGTGGCGATCAACCACGACATCAACCACCTGACGGTGCTGGGCTGGGATCAGCAGCAGCCCTTCATGAATGACACCTTCGACTGGCCGCAGTGGCCTGCGTTGGAGGTGAGTGATGACACGGTGATCAACTACTTCCAGTCGATCGTGACGCTGGGAAACCCACTCAGCAGTCAACTGGAGTCTCTGGAGGCACCAGCAGGGACTGGACTGACCGAAACACCATCGCTTCCGAGCACTCCATCTCCCTCCACTGAGACGGAGTCCACAACCAACGATCCAATCACTGGTGCATCGCTTGCTGTCGAGATCAGCGGAGATCTCTGGTGGGGAGGTCTGACGGCCTCACTGGCGGTGACCAACGTTGGCGCGCAACGCACTGACAACTGGGGACTGAATTTCATCAGCCCTCATCAGTTTGATGGAAACAGCTGGGGGGCGACGATCCAGACCGAGAGGCTTGAGGATGGTCTGTA
Coding sequences within it:
- a CDS encoding cellulose binding domain-containing protein encodes the protein MPPSNTLQVSVSGDLWWGGFTAEITVRNPSDQPLESWSTSFISAHDLDPEAWGVEITREPLGDGLSRYTLTGTSWGQSIPAGGEIRVGFNGSQSVDLGRDGALTEAMLIAERPMGESVLTPSEAHDEVLGDANAAENTSMPHDHSTMAGRYTDITTWGSFHGSNNNSEHNELVGGRTAITTEAMEAYNGLRAFAGLEAVELEAVGEWAYAQGLTNNAQAWGDDTKGVGLWYAMQAAKVGWISDETYNPQILADIQRTARQGDTDAVMAMVETFGHEGFASHLRSNALVDTFVNTLKMEPHYGGWMHGRTHGFLDIEGVAINHDINHLTVLGWDQQQPFMNDTFDWPQWPALEVSDDTVINYFQSIVTLGNPLSSQLESLEAPAGTGLTETPSLPSTPSPSTETESTTNDPINGSQSVDLGRDGALTEAMLIAERPMGESVLTPSEAHDEVLGDANAAENTSMPHDHSTMAGRYTDITTWGSFHGSNNNSEHNELVGGRTAITTEAMEAYNGLRAFAGLEAVELEAVGEWAYAQGLTNNAQAWGDDTKGVGLWYAMQGAKVGWIADETYNPQILADIQRTARQGDTDAVMAMVETFGHEGFASHLRSNALVDTFVNTLKMEPHYGGWMHGRTHGFLDIEGVAINHDINHLTVLGWDQQQPFMNDTFDWPQWPALEVSDDTVINYFQSIVTLGNPLSSQLESLEAPAGTGLTETPSLPSTPSPSTETESTTNDPITGASLAVEISGDLWWGGLTASLAVTNVGAQRTDNWGLNFISPHQFDGNSWGATIQTERLEDGLYRYELTGAAWGQSIEAGETISVGFNARSDDTGTSDGALTPEILLALNSELVVV